One part of the Pecten maximus chromosome 1, xPecMax1.1, whole genome shotgun sequence genome encodes these proteins:
- the LOC117330095 gene encoding uncharacterized protein LOC117330095 gives MNAILLFAVAMFGALPLCTGHLIYRRTKYLSPVIHKRTIIMPPRIYIHRYPTYTIQKNMGTVYPTRGHGPFYRPNFPANINTFHPQATVTPNFVVPSKGHVVNTGFITPINGGMVNNVNEGFVNPGFVVPRDLPPMDFNKNVIIQGLTSFPGDNVPFPVAETGIGFNTKNVDADGKPVVQEQNKNGDQAQTPDSSSLGGTSGIEGGLPVISPVVVTETGNGAGSPVITPVVITDASDAVSEPLTTGLPELTFPDVGLPDTNQIFPGVGGEKQNSRCHKTGCDTGAECVFAEEYICPSYIPSVECECRLGCRLDNTFIPLGGSITIDVCGNTCSCNNMYGAAECTQRMCKPEDPTVSIAGTVSSDSDIGGFQGAFDSIPSTKPDSGAFDFPASSSNRVTVPELQQFTEPMQVVEKIVKESSLAESVQDGLVTTESSIPQVELNNAIGLSNPDVTTSPSEPSTESPLV, from the exons ATGAATGCCATTCTACTGTTCGCTGTAGCGATGTTTGGAGCCCTGCCTCTCTGTACTGGACACTTGATATACCGGAGGACGAAATATCTCTCCCCGGTCATCCACAAGCGTACTATCATCATGCCTCCTCGAATCTACATTCACAGATATCCCACCTACACGATCCAGAAGAACATGGGGACCGTCTACCCTACACGTGGACACGGACCCTTCTACAGACCAAATTTTCCCGCCAATATAAACACCTTTCATCCGCAAGCGACTGTTACACCGAATTTCGTTGTCCCCTCGAAAGGGCACGTAGTGAATACGGGATTTATTACCCCTATTAATGGTGGTATGGTAAACAATGTAAACGAGGGTTTCGTAAATCCAGGATTCGTCGTCCCGAGAGATTTGCCTCCAATGGATTTCAATAAGAATGTCATTATCCAGGGACTTACTTCTTTCCCTGGAGACAATGTCCCTTTCCCGGTAGCTGAGACTGGTATAGGCTTCAACACCAAAAATGTGGATGCTGACGGAAAACCAGTTGTTCaggaacaaaacaaaaatggagACCAAGCACAAACGCCCGATTCTTCCTCTCTTGGTGGTACTTCCGGTATAGAAGGCGGGCTCCCTGTTATCAGTCCCGTAGTTGTTACAGAAACCGGTAATGGAGCAGGAAGTCCAGTCATAACACCAGTTGTCATCACCGATGCATCTGATGCTGTCTCCGAACCCCTAACTACAGGGCTTCCTGAGCTGACCTTCCCGGATGTAGGGTTACCAGACACCAACCAAATCTTCCCTGGGGTCGGAGGAGAGAAACAGAATTCGAGGTGTCATAAGAC GGGGTGTGATACCGGCGCTGAATGTGTGTTCGCGGAAGAATACATTTGCCCTAGCTACATCCCGTCCGTCGAGTGCGAGTGCCGTCTGGGATGTCGTCTCGACAACACTTTTATACCTCTTGGTGGCTCAATCACCATCGACGTTTGTGGAAACACCTGTTCCTGTAACAACATGTACGGAGCG GCTGAGTGTACACAGCGCATGTGCAAACCAGAAGACCCAACTGTTTCTATAGCCGGAACTGTTTCATCTGATTCTGATATCGGAGGATTCCAGGGCGCATTCGATAGCATCCCTTCAACGAAACCTGACAGCGGCGCATTCGATTTTCCTGCTAGTTCCTCAAATCGTGTAACAGTCCCAGAATTACAACAATTTACTGAACCGATGCAGGTGGTCGAAAAGATTGTGAAAGAGTCTTCATTAGCAGAATCTGTTCAAGATGGTTTAGTAACGACAGAATCGTCAATTCCTCAAGTTGAACTGAACAACGCTATTGGACTTTCAAACCCAGACGTCACAACATCTCCTTCAGAACCCTCGACAGAATCTCCTTTAGTCTAG
- the LOC117330104 gene encoding uncharacterized protein LOC117330104, producing MNTMFTTIAVSIIAALILMTDPISAHLYRQFRPVRRPVIISNFPKIIYPNTPGVMLPGQQVIPKTHMIPQVPAIPQIPAIPSQQQIVTPVTGEFWQVQPNMVRRVPASASQCRTSRGCASGEECVFAEQWQCPDWIPNLNCQCRQGCRHQNTFIPFGQTVIVDKCGNKCSCFSVYGAPECSFESC from the exons ATGAACACGATGTTTACAACAATCGCAGTGTCGATCATCGCTGCGTTGATTTTGATGACAGACCCAATTAGTGCCCACTTATATCGCCAATTCAGACCAGTAAGAAGACCGGTGATCATTTCGAACTTTCCAAAGATAATTTACCCGAATACACCCGGCGTCATGTTGCCTGGACAACAGGTCATTCCAAAAACACATATGATTCCCCAGGTTCCCGCCATTCCTCAGATTCCCGCCATTCCATCCCAGCAGCAGATCGTAACCCCAGTGACAGGGGAGTTCTGGCAGGTACAGCCTAATATGGTACGGAGAGTTCCTGCTTCAGCATCACAATGCCGAACAAG TCGTGGCTGTGCCTCTGGTGAAGAGTGTGTATTCGCTGAGCAGTGGCAATGCCCAGACTGGATCCCAAACCTGAATTGCCAGTGTCGACAGG GTTGTCGCCACCAGAACACTTTTATACCGTTCGGGCAGACAGTGATCGTGGACAAATGCGGAAACAAATGTTCGTGTTTCAGCGTTTATGGCGCCCCAGAGTGTTCCTTTGAGAGTTGTTAA